From the genome of Sporomusa sphaeroides DSM 2875:
TGGGGCTTGATCCTCAGCAGGTTATGGAGATATATCGTCAAAATAAAGGGCAGGTTACCGAGAGTGTTCCGGAAAGCAGCCAGCAAGAGGAAGATCCTGTAAGCCGGCCGCCTCAAAGCGGTAATGCGTGGTTCAAATGGCTGGGGATAGCTGTTGTTGCAGCAGGGATTGTTGCCGGAGTGACCTGGTGGTCATCAGGCAGTCAAAAACCTGTTCCAACTCCGCCACCGCAATCCGCGGCCCCTAAACAGCCGGAACAGGCAATGCAGCAACCGGCAGCGCAGCAGCCGGCTTCAAATCCAACGCCGTCAACCCAGTCTGCTCTGCCGGTCCAGCCGGCTGCCAAAGTCATTGTAAATGTTAAATACAATTCCCAGTGTTGGACACAAGTCATGGCAGACGGCAAGGAAATCTACGAAGGTATTCCAAAGCGCGGTGAATCGTTGACCTGGGAAGCCGTCAATACTCTGACAGCCAAGTTTGGCAACGCCGGTGCCGTTGAGGTAGTATATAACGGGAATGCAGTGGGGAAAATTGGTGGGAATGGTGAAGTCATTGTTAAAACATTTACATTGACGGGAATTACACAATAGGAATGAGGTAAATTTACCGATATGACGAATTTCTTGCCCATGACCAGAGAAGATATGGCTGAAAGAGGCTGGGAACAACTGGATTTCCTGTTTATAAGCGGGGATGCGTATGTTGACCATCCCAGTTTTGGACCGGCCATTATCTCCAGACTTTTAGAAAAGTATGGTTACAAGGTGGGAATCATTGCTCAGCCTGACTGGCGTACCACGAATGACTTTAAACGTTTAGGCAAACCCCGGCTGGGTATATTGGTCAGCGCAGGCAATCTTGACTCTATGCTTAATAAATATACGGCAGCCAAGAAATATCGCAGTACTGATAACTATTCGCCCGGAGGCCAGGCTGGACTTAGGCCGGAACGGGCGACAATTGTTTATTGCAACCGGCTAAGAGAGATATGGAAAAAGACACCGTTGATTATTGGCGGGATCGAAGCCAGTTTGCGGCGGTTTGCCCATTATGATTATTGGTCAGATAGTATACGGCGGTCGGTTTTAATTGATAGTAGAGCCGATCTGCTGATCTATGGTATGGGTGAAAAGCAGATAAAAGACTTAGCCGCACAATTAGCTGCCGGTATTGGTATTGAAAATATCCGGGATATACCGGGAACCTGTTATCGCACCGAGACGCTAGAGCATCTCTGGGATTATGCTGAGATACCTGGTTATCAGGAGGTCGTCAATAGTAAGGCTGATTTTGCCCAAGCCTTCAAAATTCAGTATTTGGAGCAGGACCCGATCAGGGGAAAAAACATTGTTCAGGGATATGGTGAACAATATGTGGTGCAAAATCCACCGGCTATGCCGCTGTCGACGCAAGAGATGGACGAAATATATGATTTGCCATATCAGCGCACCTATCATCCTTCCTATACCGCAGCAGGCGGGATTCCGGCTATTCAGGAGGTAAAGTTCAGCATAGTCAGTCATCGCGGCTGTTATGGAAGCTGCTCGTTTTGTGCGTTATACGCGCATCAGGGCAGGATAATCCAAAGCCGCAGCAAGGAATCCATACTGCGGGAAGCCGGTGAAATTGTCAGAATGCCGGACTTTAAGGGGTATATCCATGATGTGGGCGGACCTACCGCGAATTTTCGCCAGCCT
Proteins encoded in this window:
- a CDS encoding helix-turn-helix domain-containing protein, which codes for MQTVGELLRAERLKKDLSIKDVESAISIRALYLNAIEEGNYGVIPGEVYVKGFIRNYATFLGLDPQQVMEIYRQNKGQVTESVPESSQQEEDPVSRPPQSGNAWFKWLGIAVVAAGIVAGVTWWSSGSQKPVPTPPPQSAAPKQPEQAMQQPAAQQPASNPTPSTQSALPVQPAAKVIVNVKYNSQCWTQVMADGKEIYEGIPKRGESLTWEAVNTLTAKFGNAGAVEVVYNGNAVGKIGGNGEVIVKTFTLTGITQ
- a CDS encoding YgiQ family radical SAM protein yields the protein MTNFLPMTREDMAERGWEQLDFLFISGDAYVDHPSFGPAIISRLLEKYGYKVGIIAQPDWRTTNDFKRLGKPRLGILVSAGNLDSMLNKYTAAKKYRSTDNYSPGGQAGLRPERATIVYCNRLREIWKKTPLIIGGIEASLRRFAHYDYWSDSIRRSVLIDSRADLLIYGMGEKQIKDLAAQLAAGIGIENIRDIPGTCYRTETLEHLWDYAEIPGYQEVVNSKADFAQAFKIQYLEQDPIRGKNIVQGYGEQYVVQNPPAMPLSTQEMDEIYDLPYQRTYHPSYTAAGGIPAIQEVKFSIVSHRGCYGSCSFCALYAHQGRIIQSRSKESILREAGEIVRMPDFKGYIHDVGGPTANFRQPACEQQADRGACRGKQCLFPNACKSLNTDHTEYLELLRAIRKIPGIKKVFVRSGLRYDYLLAANDMQFLRELCEHHVSGQLKVAPEHISAKVTQLMGKAGKDTYLKFKKAYEKVNKELGKEQYLVPYFMSSHPGAGLKEAVELAEFLRDTGYNPEQVQDFIPTPGSISTCMYYTGINPLTGEKVYVAKKPEDKRLQRALLQYRNPKNYELVYEALTKANRRDLIGYEPKCLIRPPRNKPQAAVSQAGKSNKTRRVAPARDKRGKEKRLDRKI